One stretch of Xiphophorus hellerii strain 12219 chromosome 21, Xiphophorus_hellerii-4.1, whole genome shotgun sequence DNA includes these proteins:
- the gjd4 gene encoding gap junction delta-4 protein — MLFLRVLILLFAGYPLYQDEQERFVCNTIQPGCANICYDLFSPVSLFRFWLVQLVALCLPYVIFVIYVIHKVCNALSVALNSTGHAKAFQLFKVHKEQFNKMCVNKVPVAVEQRGGLRCFTGAYILHLLFRTLLEAGFGAAHYYMFGFYIPRRFLCQHAPCTTQVDCYISRPTEKTVMLNFMLAVAALSLFLNVLDFIWAVKRSLKHNTKRKMTVEKIFEEERCFLSAGVASTCRDPSTSTTQQDIEAQSEKMESFRKRHGSGGKFHSSPKASILGHCAHPCSSEPLCCNSGNKDILISQEEVLERNGSEVALCPQETIGTPRPIRVSKRNKLKPPPPPRLDLKPPSGESVAPVKDVSMTTSVCTRRVGQYSLFELGNGIEPQSGEGGQEKRSEWV; from the coding sequence ATGCTCTTCCTCCGGGTCCTGATCCTCCTCTTTGCTGGATACCCTCTGTACCAGGACGAACAGGAGAGATTCGTCTGTAACACCATCCAACCCGGTTGTGCAAACATCTGCTATGATCTTTTCTCGCCCGTTTCCCTCTTCCGTTTCTGGCTGGTGCAGCTCGTCGCCTTGTGTCTGCCTTACGTCATCTTTGTCATCTATGTCATCCACAAGGTGTGCAACGCTCTCTCCGTGGCTCTGAACTCAACCGGACATGCCAAAGCTTTCCAACTCTTCAAGGTCCACAAGGAGCAGTTCAACAAGATGTGTGTGAACAAGGTGCCAGTGGCAGTTGAGCAGAGAGGGGGGCTGCGGTGCTTCACAGGGGCCTACATCCTCCATCTGCTGTTCCGGACGCTGTTGGAAGCCGGATTTGGGGCCGCTCATTATTACATGTTCGGGTTCTACATCCCCAGGAGATTCCTGTGCCAGCACGCTCCGTGCACCACTCAGGTGGACTGCTACATCTCCAGGCCCACCGAGAAGACGGTTATGCTCAACTTCATGCTCGCTGTGGCCGCTCTGTCCCTTTTCCTCAATGTTCTGGATTTCATTTGGGCCGTCAAGCGATCGCTGAAGCACAACACCAAGAGGAAGATGACGgttgagaaaatatttgaagagGAGCGCTGCTTCCTCTCTGCCGGTGTGGCATCCACTTGCAGAGATCCTAGCACATCCACTactcagcaagatatagaggccCAATCCGAGAAAATGGAAAGTTTCAGGAAGAGGCACGGGAGTGGTGGGAAATTTCATTCAAGTCCGAAGGCGTCCATCCTGGGGCATTGCGCGCACCCGTGCTCTTCAGAGCCTCTGTGCTGCAACAGTggtaacaaagacattttgatcTCCCAAGAGGAAGTTCTGGAGAGGAATGGCAGCGAGGTCGCCCTCTGCCCCCAGGAGACCATAGGGACGCCAAGGCCCATTAGAGTCAGCAAACGCAACAAACTTAAACCCCCACCTCCACCCAGGCTGGACCTCAAACCACCCTCTGGGGAATCTGTAGCACCGGTCAAGGATGTTTCCATGACAACTTCAGTCTGTACCCGGAGAGTGGGTCAGTATTCGCTGTTTGAACTTGGAAATGGTATTGAGCCTCAAAGCGGTGAAGGTGGTCAGGAGAAAAGATCAGAGTGGGTGTGA